Proteins encoded together in one Anticarsia gemmatalis isolate Benzon Research Colony breed Stoneville strain chromosome 1, ilAntGemm2 primary, whole genome shotgun sequence window:
- the LOC142976677 gene encoding proteasome inhibitor PI31 subunit-like isoform X1: MADPLFGWDLTFKTVEKDVKRKADVIVAFIHWNLTKRGFRSIGIGDERTLSGDEERSELLPTGWNDKDNYALRYVFENKLFILHALSTDGNLIINLMRSEDLAVSNIALKIDDTVKEQKGSIDKMIPSHKELIYQVKRDLIDTVTEKSTVTAETQTSRPESSNRRPEDPLRVPGRPGIVSDPPGLCSLFWLPTASPPHIPSLGRSDLDPFAPSGSGGMLYNPFEPRRDIENPGLGIPGGLPRGAVPPGARFDPFGPPGGPMPGARRPAPPDADHLPPPGFNDNMFM, translated from the exons ATGGCAGATCCACTGTTCGGCTGggatttaacatttaaaacagtAGAAAAAGATGTAAAACGAAAAGCCGATGTTATTGTTGCATTTATCCATTGGAACTTGACTAAAAGGGGATTTAGGAGTATTGGTATTGGTGACGAG AGAACTTTGTCTGGAGATGAAGAACGGTCTGAGCTTCTGCCTACAGGATGGAATGACAAGGACAACTATGCCCTTAGATATGTATTCGAAAACAAGTTATTCATTCTACATGCACTGAGTACTGATGGAAACCTCATTATCAATCTCATG AGGTCAGAAGATTTGGCCGTGTCGAACATAGCTCTGAAAATAGATGACACTGTTAAAGAGCAGAAAGGCAGCATAGACAAGATGATACCGAGCCACAAGGAGCTGATATATCAAGTGAAGAGAGATCTCATAGACACTGTCACAGAGAAATCCACTGTCACCGCAGAGACACAGACTTCAAGGC cTGAGAGCAGCAACAGAAGACCCGAAGATCCATTGAGAGTGCCTGGCCGACCTGGCATAGTTTCCGACCCCCCAGGCTTATG CAGCTTGTTTTGGTTGCC GACAGCGTCGCCTCCGCACATACCCAGTCTCGGTAGATCAGATCTGGATCCATTCGCGCCCAGCGGCAGCGGTGGCATGCTTTACAACCCATTCGAGCCTCGCAGGGATATTGAAAACCCTGGTCTCGGCATACCAGGTGGATTGCCCAG AGGTGCAGTGCCTCCTGGAGCACGTTTTGACCCATTCGGTCCTCCAGGTGGACCAATGCCGGGTGCCCGCAGACCAGCCCCGCCTGACGCAGACCATCTTCCCCCTCCCGGATTCAATGACAATATGTTCATGTAA
- the LOC142976677 gene encoding proteasome inhibitor PI31 subunit-like isoform X2, translated as MADPLFGWDLTFKTVEKDVKRKADVIVAFIHWNLTKRGFRSIGIGDERTLSGDEERSELLPTGWNDKDNYALRYVFENKLFILHALSTDGNLIINLMRSEDLAVSNIALKIDDTVKEQKGSIDKMIPSHKELIYQVKRDLIDTVTEKSTVTAETQTSRPESSNRRPEDPLRVPGRPGIVSDPPGLWTASPPHIPSLGRSDLDPFAPSGSGGMLYNPFEPRRDIENPGLGIPGGLPRGAVPPGARFDPFGPPGGPMPGARRPAPPDADHLPPPGFNDNMFM; from the exons ATGGCAGATCCACTGTTCGGCTGggatttaacatttaaaacagtAGAAAAAGATGTAAAACGAAAAGCCGATGTTATTGTTGCATTTATCCATTGGAACTTGACTAAAAGGGGATTTAGGAGTATTGGTATTGGTGACGAG AGAACTTTGTCTGGAGATGAAGAACGGTCTGAGCTTCTGCCTACAGGATGGAATGACAAGGACAACTATGCCCTTAGATATGTATTCGAAAACAAGTTATTCATTCTACATGCACTGAGTACTGATGGAAACCTCATTATCAATCTCATG AGGTCAGAAGATTTGGCCGTGTCGAACATAGCTCTGAAAATAGATGACACTGTTAAAGAGCAGAAAGGCAGCATAGACAAGATGATACCGAGCCACAAGGAGCTGATATATCAAGTGAAGAGAGATCTCATAGACACTGTCACAGAGAAATCCACTGTCACCGCAGAGACACAGACTTCAAGGC cTGAGAGCAGCAACAGAAGACCCGAAGATCCATTGAGAGTGCCTGGCCGACCTGGCATAGTTTCCGACCCCCCAGGCTTATG GACAGCGTCGCCTCCGCACATACCCAGTCTCGGTAGATCAGATCTGGATCCATTCGCGCCCAGCGGCAGCGGTGGCATGCTTTACAACCCATTCGAGCCTCGCAGGGATATTGAAAACCCTGGTCTCGGCATACCAGGTGGATTGCCCAG AGGTGCAGTGCCTCCTGGAGCACGTTTTGACCCATTCGGTCCTCCAGGTGGACCAATGCCGGGTGCCCGCAGACCAGCCCCGCCTGACGCAGACCATCTTCCCCCTCCCGGATTCAATGACAATATGTTCATGTAA